One stretch of Paenibacillus sp. FSL R5-0341 DNA includes these proteins:
- the nagZ gene encoding beta-N-acetylhexosaminidase: MKALNNLTLEQKVGQLLMCGFHGQHADEQITRLIRDHHVGGVIYFRRNVQSVDQLTRLSEELQGIAGEAGDLPLMISVDQEGGMVARIDKEGVTQVPGNMALGATGNPDYTLECARILGRELKSIGIDMNLAPLVDVNNNALNPVIGVRSYGENAERVAAHGAAAITGYQSQGIAATAKHFPGHGDTAVDSHLGMVIVPHDRNRLEQIELLPFRRAIEAGVDAIMTAHVIFPAIEPEPIPATLSRKVLTCLLREEMGFEGIIITDCLEMHAISKPYGVAEAAIRAVEAGADLILVSHTLQDQVAAVEAIIEAVRTGRISEDIINKALERIITWKATRCGYRKTGLVSPETNETAEAVNIEPVDSTESIESTLFNIASNSITVVHNEGLLPLNPEKDVYVIWPEVVQRTEVDEPWSHTDSLGVALSQLRGRVRERKITTQPSYDEADRILKDVSEAEQVIVCTYTSSGHLPKGQRYLVEKLSENQSLIVIALRNPYDLLEISLPGSYVCTYENTPTVVRALSLVLTGELEPTGSLPVRLR, from the coding sequence ATGAAAGCATTGAATAATTTGACATTGGAGCAAAAGGTAGGGCAACTGTTGATGTGTGGTTTTCACGGACAGCATGCAGATGAGCAGATTACTCGCTTAATCCGTGACCACCACGTTGGGGGTGTCATTTATTTCCGGCGTAATGTGCAAAGTGTAGATCAATTGACGCGACTGTCCGAAGAACTGCAAGGTATTGCTGGTGAGGCGGGAGATTTACCACTCATGATCTCGGTGGATCAGGAAGGTGGTATGGTCGCAAGGATCGACAAAGAGGGAGTAACTCAAGTTCCGGGTAACATGGCGCTTGGTGCGACAGGCAATCCGGATTATACCCTTGAATGTGCCCGAATTCTGGGTCGTGAGTTGAAAAGCATCGGTATTGATATGAACCTTGCGCCCTTGGTGGACGTGAATAACAATGCGCTAAACCCGGTGATTGGTGTACGGTCATATGGCGAAAATGCCGAGCGTGTAGCCGCTCATGGAGCCGCGGCCATAACGGGATATCAATCACAAGGCATAGCTGCAACAGCCAAACATTTTCCTGGACATGGGGATACTGCGGTAGATTCTCATCTAGGTATGGTCATTGTACCTCATGATCGAAACAGGTTGGAACAGATCGAATTACTACCGTTCCGCCGGGCTATCGAGGCCGGAGTCGATGCCATTATGACAGCTCATGTTATTTTTCCAGCGATTGAACCGGAGCCTATTCCGGCAACATTATCGCGTAAAGTGTTAACCTGTCTGTTACGTGAAGAAATGGGCTTTGAGGGCATTATTATTACAGACTGTCTTGAAATGCATGCGATATCCAAACCGTATGGGGTAGCTGAAGCTGCCATTCGTGCTGTGGAGGCAGGAGCAGATCTGATTCTGGTGAGTCATACCCTGCAAGATCAGGTTGCTGCTGTGGAAGCAATCATTGAAGCAGTCCGAACAGGGCGAATTTCGGAAGATATCATTAACAAGGCACTGGAACGTATTATTACATGGAAGGCAACGCGCTGCGGGTACCGGAAAACGGGTCTTGTTTCGCCGGAAACGAATGAAACTGCCGAAGCAGTAAATATTGAACCCGTTGATTCCACGGAGTCCATTGAATCTACATTGTTCAACATTGCTTCAAACAGTATTACCGTAGTTCATAATGAAGGGCTGCTGCCGTTGAACCCAGAGAAGGACGTGTATGTCATCTGGCCTGAAGTTGTGCAACGGACAGAGGTGGATGAACCATGGTCCCATACTGATTCCCTTGGCGTGGCGCTATCGCAGCTGCGAGGCAGAGTTCGGGAGCGTAAAATAACGACTCAGCCATCTTATGATGAAGCAGACCGGATATTAAAGGATGTGTCGGAGGCTGAGCAGGTCATTGTATGTACTTACACATCCTCAGGTCACCTTCCGAAAGGGCAACGGTATCTGGTTGAAAAGCTGAGTGAAAATCAATCTCTGATTGTAATTGCTCTCCGTAATCCATATGATCTACTGGAGATTTCACTCCCGGGAAGTTATGTGTGTACCTATGAAAATACGCCTACAGTTGTCCGGGCACTATCTCTCGTGTTAACCGGTGAGTTGGAGCCTACAGGAAGTTTGCCTGTTCGTTTACGTTAG
- a CDS encoding response regulator: MNLTALLVDDELPILENLSYILPWEEMGIEITGTARSGLEALGKVTESHPDIILCDIRMPSMDGLELIRLLREQGETCEIILLTGYQQFEYARTAIQYNVHEYICKPIDYLDLEHKLRELARQIQKRRLENESERYRSLEMASWIRHKQLIDLLRGEAPLKISDPVSVPPFMPPTIGYTLLLVDVVGYFRHSIGWSEVQHVRWHETISSMLREVTGRISNGCQVLSTRKGEWCLLLDASGEWKLQSEALAHQILFELNAMLSLDSSVKARVVQDHIPVKLEQQILERYQHCQRVLMTHSEREYKVLKPECAVSSLSYDHEVSKKVGTWITRDDLELITRCIRQWNKQGLQDVMNALKQRMGNAEQSIDKIDETHFRYMLVHMLRELREVNVMAKQDEVNFWNALQEAVSMRELIELAEVIIHACQGKQTQPRPSIAELIRSACEYMDARLQQDLGIDEVSDWLGISPGYFCQLFKTHMGITFVEYMTQRRMENAALLLSTTEWSITAIGEATGFKERRYFSKVFHKHFHMKPSEYRQSQRLGS, from the coding sequence ATGAATCTGACTGCGTTGCTGGTTGACGATGAGCTGCCGATTTTGGAGAATTTAAGTTATATTTTGCCCTGGGAAGAGATGGGGATTGAAATAACGGGTACAGCGAGAAGTGGCTTAGAAGCGCTGGGTAAAGTGACAGAAAGTCATCCAGACATTATCTTATGCGATATTCGGATGCCGTCCATGGATGGCTTGGAACTTATTCGACTGCTGCGAGAGCAGGGTGAAACGTGTGAAATAATTTTACTGACGGGATACCAACAGTTTGAGTACGCTCGAACTGCTATCCAATATAACGTACATGAATACATATGCAAGCCAATTGATTATCTGGATCTGGAACATAAATTGCGTGAACTGGCCAGGCAGATCCAGAAGAGACGTCTGGAAAATGAGTCAGAACGCTATCGCAGCTTGGAGATGGCAAGTTGGATCAGACACAAACAGTTGATTGACCTGTTGCGAGGAGAAGCTCCGTTGAAGATTTCTGATCCTGTCTCTGTGCCTCCATTCATGCCTCCTACTATTGGCTATACATTGCTGCTGGTGGATGTAGTCGGTTATTTCCGCCATTCCATCGGCTGGTCTGAGGTCCAGCATGTTAGATGGCATGAGACGATAAGTTCCATGCTGAGGGAAGTTACGGGCAGAATCTCTAATGGCTGCCAGGTTCTTTCTACCCGCAAAGGAGAGTGGTGCCTCTTGCTGGACGCATCGGGCGAGTGGAAACTTCAGTCAGAGGCGTTGGCACATCAAATATTATTTGAATTGAATGCGATGTTGTCCTTGGATTCAAGCGTAAAAGCAAGGGTAGTTCAGGATCATATACCCGTAAAACTGGAACAGCAAATCCTTGAACGGTACCAGCATTGTCAGAGGGTTCTAATGACACATTCGGAGCGTGAATACAAGGTATTGAAGCCGGAATGTGCGGTATCTTCATTATCGTATGATCATGAGGTTTCAAAAAAGGTCGGCACTTGGATAACAAGAGACGATCTGGAGCTTATCACACGGTGCATTCGGCAATGGAATAAGCAAGGACTACAGGATGTAATGAATGCGCTTAAACAGCGAATGGGGAATGCCGAGCAATCCATAGACAAGATAGATGAAACCCACTTTCGCTATATGCTTGTACACATGCTTCGGGAACTGCGCGAAGTAAATGTCATGGCTAAACAGGACGAAGTGAATTTCTGGAATGCGCTGCAAGAGGCTGTATCCATGAGAGAACTGATTGAACTTGCAGAGGTCATTATTCATGCCTGTCAAGGTAAACAAACTCAACCGCGTCCTTCGATAGCGGAACTGATCCGATCTGCATGTGAGTATATGGATGCCAGACTGCAACAGGACTTGGGTATAGATGAAGTCTCAGATTGGCTTGGAATCAGCCCGGGTTACTTTTGTCAGCTATTCAAAACCCATATGGGGATTACCTTTGTGGAATATATGACTCAGAGACGTATGGAGAATGCCGCATTGTTATTAAGTACAACCGAATGGAGCATTACAGCGATTGGAGAAGCAACAGGATTCAAGGAGCGTCGTTATTTCTCCAAAGTGTTTCATAAACACTTTCATATGAAACCATCGGAGTACAGGCAGAGCCAACGGCTGGGTTCCTAG